One genomic window of Coregonus clupeaformis isolate EN_2021a chromosome 12, ASM2061545v1, whole genome shotgun sequence includes the following:
- the LOC121577693 gene encoding proteasome subunit alpha type-5, with protein MFLTRSEYDRGVNTFSPEGRLFQVEYAIEAIKLGSTAIGIQTSEGVCLAVEKRITSPLMEPSSIEKIVEIDTHIGCAMSGLIADAKTLIDKARVETQNHWFTYNETMTVESVTQAVSNLALQFGEEDADPGAMSRPFGVALLFGGLDEKGPQLYHMDPSGTFVQCDARAIGSASEGAQSSLQEVYHKSMTLKEAIKSSLTILKQVMEEKLNATNIELATIEPGKTFHMYSKEELEDVIKDI; from the exons ATGTTTTTGACCAGATCGGAGTACGACAG AGGAGTAAACACCTTTTCTCCAGAGGGACGACTGTTTCAAGTGGAATATGCTATTGAGGCTATTAAG CTGGGCTCCACAGCCATTGGCATCCAGACGTCTGAGGGGGTGTGTCTGGCCGTGGAGAAGAGGATCACATCTCCTCTAATGGAGCCCAGCAGCATCGAGAAGATTGTGGAGATCGACACCCACATCG GTTGTGCTATGAGTGGCTTGATAGCTGATGCCAAGACTCTTATCGACAAAGCAAGAGTGGAGACACAG AACCACTGGTTCACCTACAACGAGACCATGACAGTGGAGAGTGTGACCCAGGCCGTGTCTAACCTGGCCCTGCAGTTTGGAGAGGAGGATGCAGACCCTGGAGCCATG agccgACCCTTCGGTGTAGCGCTTCTCTTTGGTGGACTGGATGAGAAAGGGCCCCAGCT GTACCATATGGATCCGTCAGGCACCTTTGTCCAGTGTGATGCCCGGGCCATTGGCTCTGCCTCTGAGGGAGCCCAGAGCTCTCTGCAGGAGGTCTACCACAAG TCCATGACGTTAAAAGAGGCCATCAAGTCATCCCTCACCATCCTAAAGCAGGTGATGGAGGAGAAGCTGAATGCTACCAACATTGAG cTGGCTACAATAGAGCCAGGCAAGACCTTCCACATGTATTCCAAAGAAGAGCTGGAGGATGTTATCAAGGACATCTAG